One window from the genome of Schistocerca piceifrons isolate TAMUIC-IGC-003096 chromosome 1, iqSchPice1.1, whole genome shotgun sequence encodes:
- the LOC124738517 gene encoding cuticle protein 21-like: protein MALKVWDWIIINVGEEWSDVALCPQFVVLAAVVAVARAGVIASYGAAPIAHAAPAYAAYATHAAPTYAAYAAPAVAKVAAPAYAYAAPAVAKVAAPAVYAAPAVAKVAAAPVAVEYDPHPHYSFAYEVNDAHTGDQKSQHEERDGDVVKGSYSLVEPDGSVRTVEYTADPHNGFNAIVHRQAGAHPAPVVAKVAAPVVAKVAAPAYAAYAAPAVAKVAAPAYAYAAPAAPVAYAAHAAPVAYAAHAAPVAYAAHAAPVAYAAHAAPVAYAAPAVAKVAAAPLALSYGGLKHY, encoded by the coding sequence GTGTGGGACTGGATCATAATAAATGTTGGGGAAGAGTGGTCTGATGTGGCTCTGTGCCCACAGTTCGTCGTTCTGGCAGCCGTGGTGGCCGTGGCCCGCGCTGGCGTCATCGCCAGCTACGGAGCCGCCCCCATCGCGCACGCCGCTCCCGCCTACGCAGCCTACGCGACGCACGCCGCCCCCACCTACgcggcctacgccgcccccgccgtggCTAAGGTCGCCGCGCCCGCCtacgcctacgccgcccccgcagtTGCCAAGGTCGCCGCCCCCGCCGTttacgccgcccccgccgtcgctAAGGTGGCGGCCGCCCCTGTGGCTGTCGAGTACGACCCGCACCCACACTACAGCTTCGCGTACGAGGTGAACGACGCGCACACCGGCGACCAGAAGTCGCAGCACGAGGAGCGCGACGGAGACGTCGTGAAGGGCAGCTACTCGCTGGTCGAGCCCGACGGCTCGGTGCGCACAGTCGAGTACACCGCCGACCCGCACAACGGCTTCAACGCCATCGTTCACCGCCAGGCAGGCGCCCACCCCGCCCCCGTCGTCGCCAAGGTAGCGGCGCCCGTCGTCGCCAAGGTGGCCGCCCCCGCCTAcgccgcctacgccgcccccgccgtggCTAAGGTGGCCGCGCCCGCCTACGCCTACGCCGCTCCCGCCGCGCCCGTCGCCTacgccgcccacgccgcccccgTCGCCTACGCTGCCCACGCCGCCCCCGTCGCCTACGCTGCCCACGCCGCCCCCGTCGCCTACGCGGCGCACGCCGCCCCCGTGGCTTATGCCGCCCCCGCTGTGGCGAAGGTAGCCGCCGCCCCCCTGGCTCTCTCCTACGGAGGCCTGAAGCACTACTAG